One genomic window of Stigmatopora nigra isolate UIUO_SnigA chromosome 13, RoL_Snig_1.1, whole genome shotgun sequence includes the following:
- the palm1b gene encoding paralemmin 1b, whose translation MEEVTQEERLLVIAEKRKKQTEIENKRRQLDDDRRQLQHLKSKALRERWLLDGAPAEEETQKRLQEEEVKTKVLEQVIFRLEEEIEELETGVPANKGMAKENGGENGVCQTPKREVAGIEAKLLGPSPEQASADNPVTLVFMGYKTVEDEKEGRPVTGTDGADGNVKAEFVMIEDGEAKLASGDAATADPAPPNGSMAEKEKVEEEKEKKQSCKCCVVM comes from the exons AGACAGAGATTGAGAACAAGAGGAGACAGCTGGACGATGATAGACGACAACTGCAACATCTCAAG TCTAAGGCACTGAGAGAGCGCTGGTTGTTGGATGGCGCTCCAGCCGAGGAGGAGACACAAAAGCGCctgcaggaggaggaggtgaaGACCAAAGTCCTGGAGCAGGTCATTTTTAG ACTGGAGGAGGAGATTGAAGAACTGGAGACAGGTGTGCCAGCCAATAAGGGCATGGCCAAAGAAAATGGAG GAGAAAACGGTGTTTGCCAGACCCCCAAACGGGAGGTGGCTGGCATCGAGGCCAAGCTACTGGGCCCCAGTCCCGAGCAGGCCAGTGCCGACAACCCCGTCACTCTGGTCTTCATGGGCTACAAGACAGTGGAGGACGAGAAGGAAGGACGCCCGGTCACTGGGACCGACGGGGCGGATGGCAACGTGAAGGCCGAGTTTGTGATGATCGAGGACGGGGAGGCCAAGCTGGCTTCGGGAGACGCGGCCACGGCCGACCCGGCTCCGCCCAATGGAAGCATGGCTGAAAAAGAGAAGGtcgaagaggagaaggagaagaaacAGAGCTGCAAGTGCTGCGTGGTCATGTGA